The genomic stretch CTGTGAAGCACAACACCAACAAACCTGTCAAGCCGTCACGTCATTCATCGGCTGCTGCGGGTAATGGAACCAGGGCAGATCAGCCACGTTCTCCGTGCTGGTCGTGTGGAGGAGTGCACTATTCGAAGGACTGCCAGTTTCGGGGTCATCAATGCCGAGAGTGCGGAAAGAAGGGGCATAAAGAGGGCTACTGTGCCTGCTTCGCTGCAAAATCATCATCTGGCGATGCGAAAAAGAATGCACGGAGCCAGAAGTCAACCAAGGTGGTCTCCGTAAACACAGTTAGCCGGGGGAGGAAATTTGCGGAGTTGCGGATAAACCATGTTCCGGGCCGACTACAAGTTGATTCGGCGTCGGACATCAGCATTATCACCGCCGAAATGTGGAAGAAGATTGGAGAACCAGAAACATCTCCGCCTTCTTGCCAAGCGGTGACAGCATCCAGAGAACCGCTAAACATCGCATCCGAGTTCTGGTGTGACGTATCAATCAACGGTGTCTCCAAACGAGGTTTGTGTCGTGTCATGGTTCCGGAAATTTCTCTATCAGTTCTAGGTGCCGACTGGATGGACAACTTCGGCCTATGGGACGTTCCAATCAACTCGTTCTGCAACCAAATCAGTAGCCAGTTCCAACCAGGCGTAGGGGCAATTCAATCAAAGTTCCCTGACGTCTTCACCAGCAGTATGGGACTGTGCTGCAAAACCAAGGTCAATCTACCACTACGAGGAAATCCTAGGCCGATATTCCGGCCGAAACGTCCCGTGTCCTACAGCATGGAGGGAGCCGTCGAAGAGGAAATCCAACGACTACATCAACTTGGCGTGCTAAAACCGGTTGATTACTCCGAATGGGCGGCGCCAATAGTGGTCGTTCGGAAGCCAAACGGACGGATTCGCATCTGTGCGGATTTCTCTACTGGTTTGAACGACGTCCTCGAGCCGAACCAATATCCGCTACCGCTGCCTGAGGATATTTTTGCGAAGATGTCGGGGTGTCGGTATTTCAGCCATATCGACCTATCCGATGCCTACCTACAGGTCCAGGTGGATGAAAGCTGCCAAAACCTTCTCACCATCAACACTCACAAGGGGCTCTATCAGTTCACTCGCTTGTCTCCTGGCATCGAATCAGCTCCGGGGGCGTTTCAGCAACTGGTAGACGCAATGCTCGCTGGACTCAAAAGCACCAGTGGGTACTTGGACGACGTCTTGGTGGGTGGCCGAACAGAGGAGGAGCATAATCGAAATCTTGAGCTGGTTCTTAATCGTATCCAGGAGTACGGATTCACCGTTCGAATCGAGAAATGCAGCTTCAGCATGCGTCAAATCAAATATCTGGGACAGATCTTGGATAGCGATGGCATTCGACCGGATCCAGACAAGGTCGCCGCCATTGCCAACATGCCACCACCAATCGATCTGCCGTCGCTGAGATCGTATTTAGGAGCCGTAAATTACTATGGCAAGTATGTTCCTGGAATGCGGAAGCTACGGTATCCCATGGACCAACTCCTGAAAGCCGGAACCAAGTGGGAATGGAACAAGGCGTGTCAAGATTCTTTCGATCGCTTTAAGGAACTGCTGATGTCTCCGCTGGTGCTGACCCACTACAATCCTCAATTGGACATCGTGGTGTCTGCCGACGAATCTTCAATCGGTATCGGGGCCAGAATCGCACACCGGTTTCCCGACGGCACCGTGAAGGCAATTTGTCACGCCTCCAGAAGCCTAACCCCAGCCGAAACAAATTACAGCCAGATCGAGAAGGAGTGGTTGGCCTTGATCTTCGCTGTAACGCGCTTCCATCGAATGCTTTTCGGAAGACACTTCACGTTGGAGACAGACCACAAACCGTTGTTGGCCATATTCGGATCTAAAAAGGGAATCCCCGTTTAAACCGCCAACAGGCTGCAACGTTGGGCGCTGACTCTTCTCCTTTACGACTTCTCCATCGAATACGTGTCGACCGATAGTTTTGGTTATGTAGATCTTCTATCGAGGCTGATAAACACCCACATTCGGCCTGATGAGGAGTACGTGATAGCATCGATCGAGCTGGAAAATACGTTCCACAATGTCGTTAATCAATCGCTGGAAGTCTTCCCGCTCACATTCAAGTCGATCCAGGCAGAAACCAGAGCGGATCCGGTCCTCCAAAAAGTGCTTCAGCACGTCCAGCAAGGCTGGCCGACCAAGAAGACAGACGTCACCGACTCATACCAGCAATTCTATCTTCGTAAAGACGGACTGTCAGTCATTTCCGGCTGCCTTCTCTACGGTGAGCGACTGGTAATTCCTTCGAAGTACCAGAAGAAGGTCCTCCAGTTGTTGCACAAGGGCCATCCAGGTGTCGAGCGAATGAGAGCGGTGGCACGTAGCTACGTATACTGGCCTGGAATCGACGCGTGCATTGCTAAACTTGTTTTTTCCTGTACCGAGTGTGCTCGGGCTGCCAAAACCAACACTAGAACCAACTTGGAGTCCTGGCCCGTACCCGAAAAGCCCTGGCAGAGACTGCATATTGATTACGCTGGTCCTGTTGACGGTTGGTACTACCTCATCCTGGTCGATGCGTACTCGAAATGGCCGGAGGTCGTCCGAACTTGTCAAACGACATCACCAGCTACCATTGAAATTCTGGAGAGCATCTTCGCTCGCTTCGGAAACCCGGAGACACTGGTTAGCGACAATGGACGCCAGTTCATCAGCGGGCAGTTCGAGGGGTTGTGTGACACCAAAGGCATACTGCACCTGAAGACGCCACCTTTCCACCCACAATCCAATGGACTTGCAGAAAGATTCGTTGACACGTTCAAGCTAACTCTCAAGAAAATTACGGCGGGAGGAGAGGGTCTCACCGAAGCAATCAACACCTTCTTGTTATGCTACCGTTCTACGCCCTGCCGAAGCGCTCCCGAGGGAAAATCACCTGCCGAGATAATGCTTGGTAGAACGATACGCACTTCGCTCGATCTGCTCAGACCACCAACTGCATTTCACAAAACAGATCACTCCAAGCAGGACGACCAGTACAACCGCAAGCATGGAAGTAAAGAAATCAGGTACAATTCTAAGGACCTGGTTTGGGCCAAGGTCTTCAAGAACAACAGTTGGAGCTGGGAAGCTGGTCAGATTCTCGAACGCATTGGG from Wyeomyia smithii strain HCP4-BCI-WySm-NY-G18 chromosome 3, ASM2978416v1, whole genome shotgun sequence encodes the following:
- the LOC129729307 gene encoding uncharacterized protein K02A2.6-like; translation: MTTPELFQESLLQILTQQQQLIAHLSQEMSATQKCLKEFSRDDVALDALAGNITEFRYAPDEGCTFDSWYSRYEELFDKDASKLDDSAKVRLLMRKLDPAAHERYTSFILPKLSKEFGFTETTAELKALFGSTVSIFHQRYQCLQTVKDETEDIVSYSCKVNRACVDLKLADLSEEQFKCLVFVCGLKSSKDSDIRMRLITKLNESSEITLAKIVEDCRALTNLKNDTVLVEKPSATVRAVKHNTNKPVKPSRHSSAAAGNGTRADQPRSPCWSCGGVHYSKDCQFRGHQCRECGKKGHKEGYCACFAAKSSSGDAKKNARSQKSTKVVSVNTVSRGRKFAELRINHVPGRLQVDSASDISIITAEMWKKIGEPETSPPSCQAVTASREPLNIASEFWCDVSINGVSKRGLCRVMVPEISLSVLGADWMDNFGLWDVPINSFCNQISSQFQPGVGAIQSKFPDVFTSSMGLCCKTKVNLPLRGNPRPIFRPKRPVSYSMEGAVEEEIQRLHQLGVLKPVDYSEWAAPIVVVRKPNGRIRICADFSTGLNDVLEPNQYPLPLPEDIFAKMSGCRYFSHIDLSDAYLQVQVDESCQNLLTINTHKGLYQFTRLSPGIESAPGAFQQLVDAMLAGLKSTSGYLDDVLVGGRTEEEHNRNLELVLNRIQEYGFTVRIEKCSFSMRQIKYLGQILDSDGIRPDPDKVAAIANMPPPIDLPSLRSYLGAVNYYGKYVPGMRKLRYPMDQLLKAGTKWEWNKACQDSFDRFKELLMSPLVLTHYNPQLDIVVSADESSIGIGARIAHRFPDGTVKAICHASRSLTPAETNYSQIEKEWLALIFAVTRFHRMLFGRHFTLQRWALTLLLYDFSIEYVSTDSFGYVDLLSRLINTHIRPDEEYVIASIELENTFHNVVNQSLEVFPLTFKSIQAETRADPVLQKVLQHVQQGWPTKKTDVTDSYQQFYLRKDGLSVISGCLLYGERLVIPSKYQKKVLQLLHKGHPGVERMRAVARSYVYWPGIDACIAKLVFSCTECARAAKTNTRTNLESWPVPEKPWQRLHIDYAGPVDGWYYLILVDAYSKWPEVVRTCQTTSPATIEILESIFARFGNPETLVSDNGRQFISGQFEGLCDTKGILHLKTPPFHPQSNGLAERFVDTFKLTLKKITAGGEGLTEAINTFLLCYRSTPCRSAPEGKSPAEIMLGRTIRTSLDLLRPPTAFHKTDHSKQDDQYNRKHGSKEIRYNSKDLVWAKVFKNNSWSWEAGQILERIGNVIYNVWLEHKKTLIRSHCNQLRKRCESDEAETANERQPTQVPLDILLESWGLDRSSADETESIFQSNPYAPPGNKPVQPEGLPPNSNPRPNRKQKLQRQPSVTRQSSRSRRRPVRYHPSVPSVLLKGGGIAGTTLAATSVTQNAITIRQSDRRPDVAMSS